A section of the Thunnus albacares chromosome 6, fThuAlb1.1, whole genome shotgun sequence genome encodes:
- the LOC122984262 gene encoding extracellular calcium-sensing receptor-like, with protein MRSSTAKVVVLFSNEGEMTPFLRDYMMQNITGIQWVASEAWVTASVFTGSEYYPYLGGTIGFGIRKGHISKLSDYLLTVNPQMYLNNPLVQELWEALYGCSPSLSSSSRLPPCSGQESLLDQHSAYMNTSSLRVAYNVYKAVYAIAHSLHNLLLCQPDQGPFLNNSCAQSNNIQPWQLQHYLQEVTFSIAGEEVNFDLKGDSTPYYDIINWQRGTGGNIEFVNLGLFDRTKPAGEELVIQEDRIVWAGHQNEVPVSVCSASCLPGSRKAVRRGEPVCCFDCVPCDSGKISNQTNSIECTFCPEDFWSNNDRTACIPKKVEFLAYDSLGIALTVISVVGACLTIAVLAVFFHHRNTAIVRVNNSELSFFILFALTLCFLCSLVFIGEPTAWSCMLRHTAFSITFSLCISCILGKTLVVLAAFTATRPGNNIMKWLGPKQQRAIIFSCTLIQVIICAAWLIDAPPYPSRNTQYERSKIILECSVGSSLAFWCVLGYIGLQACLCFILAFLARKLPGNFNEAKFITFSMLIFCAVWLAFIPAYISSPGNYADAVESFAILASSFGLLFCLFAPKCYIILLKPEKNTKQHLMGKEKK; from the exons ATGCGTAGCTCTACGGCAAAAGTGGTGGTGCTATTTTCAAATGAGGGGGAGATGACACCTTTCTTGAGGGACTACATGATGCAGAACATTACTGGAATCCAGTGGGTGGCTAGCGAGGCCTGGGTCACAGCATCTGTCTTTACAGGGAGCGAGTATTACCCCTACCTGGGGGGCACCATTGGGTTTGGCATCAGAAAAGGTCATATCTCCAAACTCAGTGACTACCTGCTGACAGTAAACCCTCAGATGTATCTCAATAATCCACTGGTGCAGGAGCTGTGGGAGGCTCTGTACGGTTGCAGTCCTTCTCTGTCCTCTAGTTCCCGGTTGCCTCCCTGCTCAGGGCAGGAGTCCCTGTTGGATCAGCATTCAGCTTACATGAATACATCCAGTCTTAGAGTTGCCTATAATGTCTATAAGGCTGTATATGCAATTGCTCATTCCCTGCACAACCTACTACTCTGTCAACCAGACCAAGGGCCTTTCCTCAACAACTCATGTGCACAAAGCAACAACATACAACCCTGGCAG CTCCAACACTACCTCCAGGAAGTGACGTTCAGCATTGCTGGGGAGGAGGTGAACTTTGACCTGAAGGGTGATTCCACACCCTATTATGATATCATCAACTGGCAGAGAGGCACAGGTGGTAACATTGAGTTTGTCAACTTGGGGTTGTTTGATAGAACAAAGCCTGCCGGAGAGGAGCTGGTGATCCAGGAGGACAGGATAGTGTGGGCAGGTCATCAGAATGAG GTGCCGGTGTCTGTATGCAGTGCCAGCTGTCTTCCAGGGTCCCGGAAGGCTGTCCGTCGTGGGGAGCCTGTCTGCTGCTTTGACTGTGTACCATGTGACAGTGGCAAAATTAGCAATCAGACAA ATTCCATAGAGTGCACATTTTGTCCTGAGGACTTCTGGTCAAACAACGACAGAACAGCCTGCATCCCAAAGAAAGTGGAGTTCTTGGCCTATGATTCCTTGGGTATAGCCCTAACAGTGATCTCTGTTGTGGGTGCCTGTCTTACTATAGCGGTCCTTGCAGTCTTCttccatcacagaaacacagccATAGTCCGTGTGAATAACTCTGAACTCAGCTTCTTCATCCTGTTTGCGCTGActctgtgtttcctgtgttcTCTTGTGTTCATTGGAGAGCCAACAGCTTGGTCCTGCATGCTGCGCCACACAGCCTTcagcatcacattttcactttgCATCTCCTGCATATTGGGGAAGACTCTGGTGGTGTTGGCTGCTTTCACTGCCACCAGGCCAGGAAACAACATTATGAAGTGGCTGGGGCCCAAACAACAGAGGGCCATTATCTTTAGCTGCACTCTGATTCAGGTGATTATTTGTGCTGCCTGGCTCATTGATGCTCCCCCTTACCCATCCCGAAATACACAATATGAACGTTCAAAAATCATACTGGAGTGTAGTGTGGGCTCTAGCCTTGCATTCTGGTGCGTTCTGGGATATATTGGTCTGCAGGCCTGTCTGTGCTTCATTCTGGCCTTTCTAGCCCGAAAGTTGCCGGGGAACTTCAATGAGGCCAAGTTTATCACTTTCAGCATGTTGATCTTCTGTGCTGTGTGGCTTGCATTCATCCCTGCTTATATCAGCTCTCCTGGAAATTATGCAGATGCAGTGGAGTCATTTGCCATTCTGGCCTCCAGCTTTGGCTTGTTGTTCTGTCTGTTCGCCCCAAagtgttatattattttactgaagcctgaaaaaaatacaaaacagcatCTAatgggaaaagaaaagaagtga